One stretch of Zingiber officinale cultivar Zhangliang chromosome 6B, Zo_v1.1, whole genome shotgun sequence DNA includes these proteins:
- the LOC121992989 gene encoding uncharacterized TPR repeat-containing protein At1g05150-like yields the protein MAAAGGVGGRGTRAEKVRRIFERFDVNGDGGLNREEMAALVVSVNPRVKFSDGQISAILDEVFRTYADFIAAQDVGLTLPGLIRTYDDGAGDVDRDFDALGLSLSADAGGEESDSAGAASDAAVASASSSTPPAAAGILFDDGLLASASAPKLPPPHAAAPPWAASANHGIAFDSSWTLLDDLEILVKRLRSKQLQRAATGGAGSNDNNNNSLFDSFSEAGWSREISGPSDSSERRISWDDKSRDYLTFVKEVALLRGRADAARSREEAFDNHMVLGRGLYEHQLFRESLISFRRLCELRPTDARAHFRAGNALYAIGRHADAKEEFLLALEAAEAGGTQSAEILPQIHVNLGIAMEAEGMILGACEHYREAAILCPTHFRALKLLGSALFGVGENRAAEKALEEAIFLQQDYADAHCDLGSALHAMGEDERATQEFQKAIDLKPGHVDALYNLGGLFMDAGRFPRASEMFTRVLSVRPNHWRAQLNKAVALLGAGESDEAKRALKEAFKMTQRVEVYDAIAHLKVLQKKKKPNGSGTESERTYLVIEPSKFKRAGRKTVLRQDLAVALDIRAFQRVARLNHCDVDLLKKEMNETDVPISYSGTGEPEKSIRKAALEVILRRLLQFLKPETFQGAIKAINEKVLSVLDATGSGRLDLGMFFAILAPLLSGPTEKRKRAIFDSLLWRPSNEGGVTIRRSDAITYIKLLRAVYIPSHGVSDMLEVHGESDPSMVSYCEFLEMFNDPDWGFGILDTLIKLEAGDRIRHGRRSCSVCQYPIIGSRFTEIKLHFSLCSRCYGEGKVPSNFKQEEFLFKEYGNESEAMKDMCRCFNMHSASLQVDA from the coding sequence ATGGCGGCGGCTGGCGGCGTCGGTGGACGAGGAACGCGGGCGGAGAAGGTGCGGCGGATCTTCGAACGGTTCGATGTTAATGGCGACGGGGGGTTGAATCGCGAGGAGATGGCGGCGTTGGTGGTCTCTGTTAATCCCCGTGTAAAGTTCAGCGATGGCCAAATCTCCGCCATCCTTGATGAGGTCTTCCGCACCTACGCGGACTTCATTGCCGCCCAGGACGTCGGCCTCACTCTCCCTGGCCTCATCCGAACCTACGACGATGGTGCGGGCGACGTTGACCGTGACTTCGACGCCTTGGGGCTGAGCCTATCGGCTGATGCGGGAGGTGAAGAAAGCGACTCGGCTGGTGCAGCCTCTGACGCCGCTGTGGCCTCGGCATCCTCCTCCACTCCCCCGGCTGCCGCTGGCATCCTCTTCGATGATGGTCTCCTGGCTTCCGCCTCCGCTCCCAAGCTTCCGCCGCCTCACGCTGCCGCGCCTCCATGGGCGGCGTCCGCCAACCATGGCATCGCCTTTGACTCCTCGTGGACCCTCCTAGATGACCTTGAGATCCTCGTCAAGCGTCTGCGTTCCAAGCAACTCCAGAGGGCCGCTACTGGGGGCGCCGGCAGCAACGATAACAACAACAATAGCCTCTTTGACTCCTTCTCCGAGGCTGGGTGGTCGCGGGAGATCAGCGGGCCTTCGGATTCCTCTGAGCGGCGGATCTCGTGGGACGATAAAAGCCGCGATTACCTTACTTTTGTAAAGGAGGTAGCCCTCCTCCGTGGCCGTGCTGACGCCGCTAGATCCAGGGAGGAGGCTTTTGACAACCACATGGTCCTCGGCCGGGGACTCTACGAGCACCAGCTCTTCCGTGAATCTCTTATTAGCTTTCGCCGCCTCTGCGAACTCCGTCCCACTGATGCCCGCGCCCACTTTCGCGCTGGAAATGCTCTCTATGCCATCGGCCGCCACGCTGATGCCAAAGAAGAATTTTTACTGGCCTTGGAGGCCGCCGAGGCTGGGGGGACCCAATCCGCTGAAATCCTCCCTCAGATCCATGTCAACCTCGGCATCGCCATGGAAGCAGAAGGCATGATCCTGGGTGCCTGCGAGCACTACCGGGAAGCTGCTATACTTTGTCCCACCCATTTCAGGGCCCTGAAGCTTCTTGGAAGTGCACTGTTCGGTGTTGGAGAGAACCGTGCTGCCGAGAAGGCTTTGGAGGAGGCAATTTTCCTGCAGCAGGACTATGCAGACGCGCACTGTGATCTTGGTTCTGCCCTTCATGCCATGGGGGAGGACGAGAGAGCGACTCAGGAGTTCCAGAAGGCCATTGATTTGAAGCCTGGTCATGTGGATGCGCTGTATAACCTCGGAGGCCTGTTCATGGATGCAGGCCGATTTCCAAGGGCGTCGGAGATGTTCACCAGAGTTTTGAGCGTGCGGCCAAACCACTGGCGGGCACAGTTAAACAAGGCGGTAGCATTATTAGGAGCTGGGGAGTCGGACGAAGCAAAGCGGGCGCTTAAGGAAGCATTTAAAATGACACAAAGGGTCGAGGTGTATGATGCGATTGCACATCTCAAGGTtcttcagaagaagaagaagcccaaTGGGAGTGGCACGGAAAGTGAAAGGACATACCTTGTCATTGAGCCATCAAAATTCAAGAGGGCCGGGAGAAAGACTGTTCTAAGGCAGGATTTGGCAGTTGCGTTGGATATCAGGGCTTTCCAGAGGGTTGCAAGGCTTAATCATTGTGATGTGGATCTCTTGAAGAAAGAGATGAATGAGACTGATGTTCCCATATCCTATTCTGGTACTGGGGAACCTGAAAAATCAATCAGGAAAGCTGCCTTGGAAGTCATTCTTCGAAGGTTACTTCAGTTCCTCAAACCTGAAACATTCCAAGGAGCTATAAAAGCAATAAACGAGAAGGTTCTCTCTGTACTTGATGCCACTGGTTCAGGGAGGTTGGATTTGGGGATGTTCTTTGCCATCCTTGCTCCTCTTCTCTCTGGTCCTACTGAGAAGCGGAAGAGGGCTATATTTGATTCACTTCTATGGAGGCCTAGCAATGAAGGTGGGGTAACCATCAGGAGGAGTGATGCAATTACCTATATAAAACTTCTACGGGCTGTTTACATCCCCTCTCATGGTGTCAGTGACATGTTGGAGGTTCATGGAGAATCAGATCCCTCAATGGTGTCATACTGTGAGTTTCTTGAGATGTTCAACGATCCAGATTGGGGTTTTGGGATCTTAGACACATTGATTAAGCTTGAAGCTGGTGACCGAATACGCCATGGTCGGCGCAGCTGCTCTGTATGCCAGTACCCAATAATAGGATCAAGATTCACAGAGATAAAGCTTCATTTCAGCTTGTGCAGCCGTTGCTACGGTGAAGGGAAAGTGCCATCAAATTTCAAGCAAGAAGAATTTTTGTTTAAAGAGTACGGAAATGAATCCGAAGCTATGAAAGATATGTGTAGGTGTTTTAATATGCATTCTGCGAGCTTGCAAGTTGATGCTTAA
- the LOC121992990 gene encoding cold-regulated protein 27-like produces the protein MRSSWGGIADRMGESSSNRPDTGETSKMESPSTHCQLVDSLSKGWTDEKHTLFLNSIESSFVNELHNGEYNSKAFYGGISRTNTHRGSCGQYEKNETDLKSGQFKVLYKESLVYNKGKKNAQLEIGSKTLSANPWIRHFRSPCVVTKRNSQFTQPSPHIASEGHYGEGTEVSDQNFMDDGPISEKRSSIIGGKRKLRAAMIHDSINDQLVPSRKPLIMPISDGNHTLLSTNSECSSQTSEVIPNSLRSDAKELLHDDDEVNS, from the exons ATGAGGAGCTCCTGGGGAGGAATTGCTGACCGCATGGGCGAGAGTTCTTCCAATCGGCCGGATACAGGAGAGACATCGAAGATGGAAAGCCCTAGCACG CACTGTCAGTTAGTGGATTCTCTATCAAAAGGATGGACAGATGAAAAACATACATTATTTCTGAATTCCATTGAGTCTTCTTTTGTTAATGAGCTACACAACGGGGAATACAATTCTAAGGCATTTTATGGTGGGATATCGAGGACAAACACACATAGAGGTTCTTGTGGACAATATGAAAAAAATGAAACTGATCTGAAATCTGGTCAG TTCAAGGTATTATATAAGGAGAGCCTTGTCTACAATAAGGGCAAGAAGAATGCACAGCTTGAGATTGGTTCTAAAACTTTATCTGCAAATCCCTGGATTAGACATTTTAGATCACCTTGTGTTGTGACGAAGAGGAATTCTCAGTTCACTCAACCTTCACCTCATATAGCAAGTGAGGGGCATTATGGAGAAGGAACAG AAGTGTCGGATCAAAACTTTATGGATGATGGGCCTATATCTGAGAAAAGGTCAAGTATCATTGGTGGGAAAAGGAAGTTGAGGGCTGCAATGATTCATGATTCAATCAACGATCAA CTTGTTCCATCTAGGAAACCATTAATTATGCCAATTTCTGATGGGAACCATACTCTGctctcaacaaattcagaatgtAGCAGCCAAACATCAGAAGTCATTCCAAACTCATTGCGTTCAGACGCTAAAGAACTGCTacatgatgatgatgaggttAACAGTTGA